The following proteins come from a genomic window of Nocardiopsis sp. YSL2:
- a CDS encoding ABC transporter ATP-binding protein, whose amino-acid sequence MGTPTRQRGYTLQAVHLVKQYGEGPTSVTAVAGVELGFSRGEFTAVMGPSGSGKSTLMHLLAGLDTPTSGRVVVEGRDLSQLTDKELTVLRRERIGFVFQAFNLLPTLTAEQNILLPLKLSGRRPDQAFFAEVVRSLRLGDRLGHRPGELSGGQQQRVAVARALLTRPAVVFADEPTGALDVSTGRELLERLRVACVELGQTIVMVTHDPVAATYADRVVLMSDGVLHGTIDHPTTQEVLTAMTRAEG is encoded by the coding sequence ATGGGCACGCCCACGAGGCAGCGCGGATACACACTTCAGGCGGTCCACCTGGTCAAACAGTATGGCGAGGGTCCCACCTCCGTCACCGCCGTCGCCGGCGTGGAGCTCGGCTTCTCCCGTGGGGAGTTCACCGCGGTAATGGGGCCGTCCGGGTCCGGTAAGTCCACCCTCATGCACCTGTTGGCGGGGTTGGACACGCCCACCAGCGGGCGGGTGGTGGTCGAGGGCCGAGACCTGTCCCAGCTCACCGACAAGGAGCTCACCGTTCTGCGGCGCGAGCGGATCGGCTTCGTCTTTCAGGCCTTCAACCTGTTGCCCACCCTCACCGCGGAGCAGAACATCCTGCTCCCGCTCAAGCTCTCCGGCCGACGCCCGGACCAGGCCTTCTTCGCTGAGGTAGTGCGTTCCCTGCGCCTCGGCGACCGGCTCGGGCACCGTCCTGGCGAGCTGTCGGGCGGGCAACAGCAAAGAGTCGCGGTCGCGCGTGCCCTGCTCACGCGGCCCGCCGTTGTCTTCGCCGACGAGCCGACCGGGGCCCTTGACGTCTCCACCGGCCGTGAACTGCTCGAACGTTTGCGTGTGGCCTGCGTCGAACTGGGCCAGACCATCGTCATGGTCACCCACGACCCGGTCGCGGCGACCTACGCGGACCGTGTCGTGCTGATGTCCGATGGTGTGCTGCACGGCACCATCGACCATCCCACCACTCAAGAGGTCCTCACAGCCATGACCCGGGCGGAGGGCTGA